Proteins encoded together in one Pseudomonadota bacterium window:
- a CDS encoding alpha/beta fold hydrolase → MAKNDTRAHDTVSDYCILNGRNDARLSDVERLTMLGGGALERVLSKLGRNLDNVRLDTFAPGLDPQTLLEYRTKLLKLRTEGALSELLAAPTATLEPHVVPIHGFPNGRVVDLAFDSHFPASNWQHDCDYQLIEENQISHVRLWEHTDRSEPRPTIVAIHGWTMGDQRVNSLAFLPGLYFSLGCNVALVELPFHGRRMPSNAPEGVPLFPSADPIRTCVAMAHALHDLRSLSAFLERQGHSQICCIGMSLGAYVGALWSALDNLHRTVLVVPLVSMGDMAWELLKRKYADNGPIPPELSLSLLRDLFSDHNPLSFSPKTAQESIMVIRATGDHLVTRSQIALLRQGWPRAKYLWTEGGHGAATKQGDIFTRMTRFLLKGK, encoded by the coding sequence GTGGCTAAAAACGATACACGCGCACACGATACAGTTTCAGACTACTGCATCCTTAACGGCCGTAACGACGCCCGCTTAAGCGATGTTGAGCGGCTTACTATGCTCGGAGGGGGAGCCTTAGAGCGCGTACTCTCTAAGCTCGGTCGAAACCTTGATAACGTACGCCTTGATACCTTTGCGCCCGGCCTTGATCCGCAGACCCTGCTTGAGTACCGCACAAAGCTACTCAAACTACGCACAGAGGGCGCACTGAGCGAACTTCTCGCTGCCCCAACAGCTACGCTTGAGCCGCATGTAGTTCCAATTCACGGATTTCCGAACGGTAGGGTGGTTGACCTAGCATTTGATTCTCATTTTCCTGCGAGTAACTGGCAACACGATTGCGATTATCAGTTGATTGAAGAGAATCAGATCTCTCATGTGCGGCTCTGGGAGCATACGGATCGGAGCGAGCCTAGACCAACTATCGTTGCGATACATGGCTGGACGATGGGCGACCAACGTGTAAACTCGCTCGCATTTCTGCCAGGACTCTACTTTTCACTCGGATGCAACGTAGCTCTCGTAGAGCTGCCGTTTCATGGGCGTAGAATGCCGAGCAACGCTCCGGAAGGGGTGCCCCTTTTTCCTAGTGCAGATCCGATCCGCACCTGTGTGGCCATGGCGCACGCCCTGCACGACCTGCGGAGCCTCAGTGCATTTCTAGAGCGACAGGGACACTCGCAGATATGTTGTATAGGTATGAGTCTAGGCGCCTATGTAGGGGCGCTTTGGAGCGCTCTAGATAATCTTCACAGAACCGTGTTGGTTGTGCCGTTAGTTTCGATGGGGGACATGGCCTGGGAGCTTTTAAAGCGTAAATATGCCGATAACGGCCCCATTCCGCCCGAGCTAAGCCTATCGTTACTACGCGATCTCTTCTCTGACCATAATCCGCTCTCGTTTAGCCCTAAAACGGCTCAGGAATCCATTATGGTTATCCGCGCTACGGGGGATCATCTGGTAACCCGCTCGCAAATTGCGCTCCTGCGCCAAGGTTGGCCCCGTGCTAAGTATCTATGGACCGAGGGTGGTCACGGCGCTGCAACTAAGCAGGGTGATATCTTCACCCGTATGACCCGATTTTTACTAAAAGGGAAATAA